The Leptospira sp. WS39.C2 genome contains a region encoding:
- a CDS encoding sodium:proton antiporter, which yields MKKLLTLMVFLVCLSVTTAGLFAEEPNPVPTETTTQEETGHSSHGESVHEELPYWTVLPFVAILLSIAILPVASHKTAHWWEDNNNKLILAVGLGAISFIVLLIYGYSHNIVHTVFFDYIPFIILLGSLFYISGGIVIKGDIKATPLNNTLYLLIGSSLASFIGTTGASMLLIRPLLKTNSERKHVVHTVVFFIFLVSNIGGSLTPLGDPPLFLGYLKGVPFTWTFKLLPEMLVAIAILLTVYFIWDTLAYKKETKKDLARDTKLATPFSIGGQVNFIWLLGVILAVAFLNSNYIPQINETPTLGFVREAVLVILIGLSKFTSKESDRKFNNFTLHPIQEVAYLFIGIFITMIPALVLLEAHGKELGVTQPWQFFLSTGIFSSVLDNAPTYLTFGSLASGLLTPAGSAPLTLGQFIGNVQAEEILKAISVGAVFMGANTYIGNAPNFMVKSVAEENKVKMPSFGGYLAYSMGILAPVFILITFIFFV from the coding sequence TTGAAGAAGCTTCTCACATTGATGGTTTTCCTGGTATGTTTGTCTGTGACAACTGCAGGGTTATTTGCCGAAGAACCAAATCCGGTTCCAACAGAGACAACAACACAAGAGGAAACAGGGCATTCCTCCCATGGGGAATCGGTTCACGAAGAACTCCCGTATTGGACAGTATTACCTTTTGTGGCAATTTTACTTTCGATTGCAATTTTGCCAGTTGCCTCTCACAAAACAGCCCATTGGTGGGAAGATAATAACAACAAACTCATTTTAGCAGTGGGTCTTGGAGCTATTTCCTTTATTGTATTACTTATTTATGGTTATAGCCATAATATTGTTCATACCGTATTTTTTGATTACATTCCTTTTATCATTTTACTCGGTTCTTTGTTTTATATCTCTGGTGGGATTGTGATCAAAGGAGATATAAAAGCTACTCCTCTGAACAACACCTTGTATTTGTTAATTGGTTCAAGTCTTGCCTCCTTCATCGGGACAACTGGTGCTTCGATGTTACTCATTCGCCCTTTGCTAAAAACAAATAGCGAACGTAAACATGTGGTTCATACCGTTGTGTTTTTTATTTTCCTCGTATCAAACATCGGTGGTTCCTTAACCCCACTCGGTGATCCTCCTTTGTTTTTAGGTTACCTCAAAGGGGTTCCGTTTACTTGGACGTTTAAATTATTACCTGAAATGTTAGTGGCTATTGCTATTTTACTAACAGTGTATTTCATTTGGGATACTTTGGCTTACAAAAAAGAAACCAAAAAGGATTTGGCTCGTGATACAAAACTAGCGACACCTTTTTCCATTGGCGGCCAAGTCAACTTCATTTGGTTGTTAGGTGTGATTTTGGCAGTTGCTTTTTTAAATAGTAACTACATCCCACAAATCAACGAAACACCAACTCTTGGATTCGTCCGTGAAGCAGTGCTTGTTATCCTCATTGGTCTTTCCAAATTTACTTCGAAAGAATCAGATCGAAAGTTTAATAACTTTACTTTACATCCCATCCAAGAAGTGGCTTACCTCTTCATTGGAATTTTCATTACCATGATCCCAGCTCTTGTATTACTGGAAGCTCATGGGAAAGAATTAGGTGTGACTCAACCTTGGCAATTCTTCCTTTCCACAGGAATTTTTTCCTCCGTACTTGATAATGCACCAACGTATTTAACCTTTGGTTCCCTAGCTTCTGGACTACTCACTCCAGCGGGATCTGCTCCACTGACACTTGGCCAGTTCATTGGAAATGTCCAAGCAGAAGAGATCTTAAAAGCAATTTCAGTAGGTGCTGTGTTTATGGGTGCGAATACTTATATCGGTAACGCTCCTAACTTTATGGTGAAGTCAGTTGCTGAAGAAAACAAAGTGAAGATGCCTTCGTTTGGTGGGTATTTAGCATATTCAATGGGAATTTTAGCTCCTGTTTTTATCCTCATCACGTTTATTTTCTTCGTCTAA
- a CDS encoding glycosyltransferase family 4 protein — protein MPAFFPISFLILGLLSLFLHTIYVYSRFGVKDVPNERSLHDTVTKKSGGMFFIPVFLISTLVFHFYPEWFEFTSNNMVPINEKNLYLLLVGVMVFSLLGFVDDVYHLTPKLRLILELGFVFFCLWGISPNISAFGYENIPSYIQICFITVFLVFGINLVNFMDGMDWYLVSTFAICYFSVGISLPEFYSKPNLGYILYGFLFLSMFGFIFYNFPKAKLFMGDSGSLALGFFVFFLPLLSLNNVSEMENHWDVTDYFYLFPFFWIDGITILLKRFFEKKHLFQAHREHLYQKLTNTKFGKVGSLVIFSILNLMILCLHFLLEQFGFGKNLVLIVTFLTSIVFYGIVWVWTSRKNLA, from the coding sequence ATGCCTGCTTTTTTCCCTATTTCCTTCCTCATTTTGGGTTTACTAAGCCTATTTTTACACACAATTTATGTATATTCCCGTTTTGGAGTGAAAGATGTGCCAAACGAACGGAGTTTGCACGATACGGTCACAAAAAAATCGGGAGGAATGTTCTTTATCCCAGTTTTCCTGATTTCCACACTTGTTTTTCATTTTTACCCAGAATGGTTTGAATTCACTTCTAATAATATGGTTCCGATAAACGAAAAGAATCTCTATCTTTTGTTAGTTGGGGTTATGGTATTTTCTCTTTTAGGTTTTGTTGACGACGTATACCATTTAACACCTAAATTAAGACTGATATTAGAATTGGGTTTTGTATTTTTTTGTTTGTGGGGGATCTCACCAAACATCAGTGCCTTTGGTTATGAAAATATCCCATCATACATTCAGATTTGTTTTATTACGGTTTTTTTAGTATTTGGAATTAATTTAGTAAACTTTATGGATGGGATGGATTGGTATCTTGTTTCTACCTTTGCCATTTGTTATTTTTCCGTTGGAATTTCCTTACCTGAATTTTATTCTAAACCAAACCTAGGGTACATATTGTACGGATTTCTGTTTTTATCCATGTTTGGATTTATTTTTTATAATTTCCCAAAAGCAAAATTGTTTATGGGGGATAGTGGATCGTTAGCTCTTGGTTTTTTTGTTTTCTTCCTTCCCCTTCTTTCCCTAAACAATGTTTCAGAAATGGAGAACCATTGGGACGTCACCGATTATTTTTATCTCTTCCCTTTCTTTTGGATTGATGGGATCACCATCCTTTTGAAACGTTTCTTTGAAAAAAAACACCTCTTTCAGGCCCATAGAGAACACCTGTACCAAAAACTTACGAATACAAAATTTGGTAAGGTTGGTTCCCTTGTTATTTTTTCAATTTTGAACCTAATGATTTTATGCCTTCATTTTCTTTTGGAACAGTTTGGTTTTGGAAAGAATTTGGTATTGATTGTTACATTCCTAACATCAATTGTTTTCTATGGTATTGTTTGGGTTTGGACCTCACGAAAAAACCTTGCCTAA
- a CDS encoding alpha/beta fold hydrolase: protein MSDMLDLNFPKKNATEWLASGKFFEYKKFQIFYIQEGRGQNLILLHGFPTSSWDYSKIFNGLTRYFNTISIDFLGFGYSSKPIKHKYTLMEQTDIIESFIEKNALKRVKFVFHDYAVSVGQEILARHLERKERKYEIDGAVFFNGGLFPHLHRPTFKQKLLATPILGAILARFYDEKKFGVAFSDVFGKDTKPTEKEISVLWKLITYPNKILIPHKLLKYIVERRLHGDRWKNALLETEVPLLFINGGEDPVSGSHLADEIERLPIKNKKLIRWPNIGHYPMWENPDESYKEIYEFLK from the coding sequence ATGTCGGATATGTTAGATCTTAATTTTCCAAAAAAGAACGCTACCGAATGGTTGGCCTCAGGTAAATTTTTTGAATATAAAAAATTCCAAATCTTCTATATCCAAGAAGGTAGAGGGCAAAATTTAATTCTACTTCATGGATTTCCAACATCGTCATGGGATTATTCAAAAATCTTTAATGGTTTAACTAGGTATTTTAATACAATCTCCATCGACTTTTTAGGCTTTGGATATTCTTCAAAACCTATCAAACATAAATATACTTTGATGGAACAAACAGATATCATTGAATCTTTTATCGAAAAAAATGCTCTCAAACGAGTAAAATTCGTATTCCATGATTATGCGGTGAGTGTAGGACAGGAAATCCTTGCACGCCATTTAGAACGCAAAGAACGTAAATATGAAATAGATGGTGCTGTGTTTTTTAACGGTGGACTTTTCCCACATTTACACAGACCCACCTTCAAACAAAAACTACTCGCAACACCAATCTTAGGTGCAATTCTTGCGAGGTTTTATGATGAAAAAAAATTTGGTGTGGCCTTTAGTGATGTTTTCGGAAAGGATACAAAACCTACGGAAAAAGAAATCTCTGTTTTATGGAAACTCATCACCTACCCGAATAAAATCCTCATCCCGCATAAACTTTTAAAGTACATCGTGGAAAGAAGGTTACATGGTGACAGATGGAAAAATGCACTTTTAGAAACAGAAGTTCCTTTGCTATTTATCAATGGAGGAGAAGATCCAGTGAGTGGAAGCCATTTAGCAGATGAAATCGAAAGACTTCCTATCAAAAACAAAAAACTCATCCGTTGGCCAAATATCGGACATTACCCGATGTGGGAAAATCCAGATGAAAGTTATAAGGAAATTTACGAATTTCTAAAGTAA
- the dapA gene encoding 4-hydroxy-tetrahydrodipicolinate synthase: MFQGVYTAVITPFRQGKIDYDQYFKILENQIRSGVAGVVPCGTTGESPTLSYEEHKELIQKTVQIVAGKIQVIAGTGSNSTKEAIELTESACADGVDGILSVNPYYNKPTQEGMFQHFTAIANVSSKPVMLYNIPGRTNVNLLPETVSRLAAHPKIAAIKEATGDLGQMAKVISQCPTDFDLLSGDDNLTLPVLSIGGKGVVSVVSNLFPRACVDMVSLYLRGDLEASKKIYYKLLPVFVNAFIETNPIPIKAAMSWFGYCSNELRLPMTSLSEGQASETFKKMVFQLKEEGIV; the protein is encoded by the coding sequence ATGTTTCAGGGCGTTTATACTGCGGTCATCACCCCTTTCCGCCAAGGGAAAATCGATTACGATCAATACTTTAAAATCCTAGAAAACCAGATCCGATCCGGAGTCGCTGGTGTGGTCCCTTGTGGGACAACAGGAGAATCTCCTACCTTATCCTACGAAGAACATAAGGAACTCATCCAAAAAACAGTTCAAATCGTTGCAGGGAAAATCCAAGTGATAGCGGGTACTGGATCCAATTCCACGAAAGAGGCAATTGAACTCACTGAGTCAGCTTGTGCGGACGGAGTGGACGGAATCCTTTCCGTCAATCCATACTACAACAAACCTACCCAAGAAGGGATGTTCCAACATTTTACTGCAATCGCCAATGTATCATCCAAACCTGTTATGTTGTATAATATCCCTGGTCGCACCAACGTAAATTTATTACCAGAGACAGTTAGTCGTTTGGCGGCTCACCCAAAAATTGCAGCAATCAAAGAAGCAACTGGAGATCTGGGTCAAATGGCAAAAGTCATCTCCCAATGCCCGACAGACTTTGATTTATTATCTGGTGATGACAATCTAACTTTACCAGTACTTTCTATTGGTGGGAAAGGTGTGGTTTCGGTTGTATCCAATTTGTTCCCAAGAGCTTGTGTGGATATGGTTTCCCTATACCTTCGTGGTGACTTAGAAGCTAGCAAAAAAATCTACTACAAACTTCTCCCTGTATTTGTGAATGCATTTATCGAAACGAATCCTATCCCAATCAAAGCTGCGATGAGTTGGTTTGGATATTGCAGTAACGAACTTAGATTACCTATGACATCTTTGTCTGAAGGCCAAGCTTCCGAAACTTTCAAAAAAATGGTATTCCAGTTAAAAGAGGAAGGCATTGTCTAA
- a CDS encoding YbbR-like domain-containing protein produces the protein MILKLFGKVVRNWKAKFISLIIASIFYVNLQNSKVLIKTVNVPIDYPKLSGNLSYSKNPEKTIPVRVEGLKDVVNYYSQFMKAVIDPEDVQLGVTEVPIKKIVGVPSGVKVTKLKKTVPVEIESRGLKVVPIEVVFEGNPPPNFEKLTQILSPQKVTLSGKPQDLEKIGKVVLPEISLVDRKEPFAKTVKIPDLPKGVTVLGSRDVTVNVNIIPLSYKTGEQTAAGIPIVCSGLDPKLDVELSEEQVAIRYFSIKPIRSAQILTGITAQVPCNYIFDPIKNKIVPELQPQVAKVRIIKNKDLKGIEILQISPEKIEIRYKIKDQGIDSDPADDGTGMEGPMIDPSDRS, from the coding sequence ATGATTTTGAAATTATTTGGTAAAGTGGTTCGGAACTGGAAAGCAAAGTTCATTTCCCTCATCATCGCAAGTATCTTTTATGTAAATTTACAAAACTCAAAAGTTTTAATTAAAACTGTAAATGTTCCTATCGACTATCCAAAGTTATCTGGGAATTTGAGTTACTCTAAAAATCCAGAAAAAACCATCCCAGTTCGTGTGGAGGGTTTAAAAGATGTTGTGAACTATTATTCTCAATTTATGAAAGCTGTCATCGATCCAGAAGATGTCCAGTTGGGTGTCACAGAAGTACCTATCAAAAAAATTGTTGGTGTACCTAGTGGAGTAAAGGTTACAAAACTGAAAAAAACTGTGCCTGTTGAAATTGAATCCAGGGGTCTCAAAGTAGTTCCTATTGAGGTGGTATTCGAAGGTAACCCACCACCAAACTTTGAAAAATTAACTCAGATACTAAGCCCACAAAAAGTAACTCTTAGCGGAAAACCACAAGATTTAGAAAAAATAGGTAAAGTTGTTTTGCCTGAGATTTCGCTTGTAGACCGAAAAGAACCATTCGCCAAAACAGTCAAAATTCCAGACCTACCCAAAGGTGTCACTGTACTTGGTTCTCGTGATGTCACCGTGAATGTCAATATCATCCCACTTTCTTATAAAACAGGAGAACAAACAGCGGCAGGGATTCCCATTGTTTGTTCCGGTTTAGATCCAAAACTAGATGTAGAACTATCAGAAGAACAAGTTGCAATTCGGTATTTTTCAATCAAACCAATTCGTTCGGCACAAATCCTAACAGGCATTACAGCGCAAGTTCCATGTAATTATATCTTTGATCCCATCAAAAACAAAATTGTTCCAGAATTACAACCTCAGGTTGCAAAAGTTCGGATCATCAAAAACAAAGATCTAAAAGGGATTGAAATTTTACAAATCAGCCCAGAAAAAATCGAAATTCGATACAAAATTAAAGACCAGGGAATTGATTCTGATCCAGCGGATGATGGAACAGGGATGGAAGGACCAATGATTGATCCTTCCGATCGTTCTTAA
- a CDS encoding aromatic amino acid lyase, which translates to MTLHLSQLYSLSRSGSFSHLPSRRSSIKKEREVLESILLNSKDKLIYGIHTGFGPHAFTSNDELDLIQKSLIYHLTVEPVLSGDGTPHSHLSHEEARVVLAARLFSLSLGGSGIRYETLEILNQLLELDCIPIIPERGSLSASGDLIPLSYIPLALLGESGFTGKGKDLGPTKQNGKMSKIPGLPWTPKPKEAISLTNGTSFTTALLGYQVMEFRNLFLQSIELLQYLFHYHSVFPDAFHPSYHEHKQFSGPKRIARFLHPIVSKNPKEKVEGKRIQDIYSVRCIPQILGSIWDEIDSIVEIIEQELNSLSDNPVLIPSNDSDGSADTSFRFAEGGGFYASQVSFAADRLQNVMAVWCTWVDRFLNYLFEPKENDEFPLMLSAKPGTFAGLSGLGLMSAHLTAEVRRDSMPGSMQSIPSNGNNQDIVPMGAISVLRNRRTVVSVEKLLSIFGYAIYQTSLFAKRKELVPDCELFRGLKTMEVDRSLDYEIQTLMDRVRNSTSSLVTTPID; encoded by the coding sequence ATGACTCTGCACTTATCCCAATTATATTCCTTATCCCGTTCTGGTTCCTTTTCCCATCTACCAAGTCGTAGGTCTTCAATTAAAAAAGAAAGGGAAGTATTAGAATCCATTCTTTTGAATTCCAAGGACAAACTAATTTATGGAATCCATACTGGGTTTGGTCCACATGCATTTACTTCCAATGATGAACTAGACCTCATCCAAAAATCTTTGATTTACCATTTGACCGTAGAGCCAGTGTTATCTGGTGATGGGACACCCCATTCTCATTTGTCACACGAAGAAGCAAGGGTTGTCCTTGCGGCAAGGTTATTTAGTTTGTCCCTTGGTGGTTCTGGAATTCGGTATGAAACCTTAGAAATTTTAAACCAACTTTTGGAGTTGGATTGTATCCCAATCATTCCCGAAAGAGGTTCTCTTTCCGCCTCGGGGGATCTTATCCCTCTCAGTTATATACCTTTGGCCCTTCTTGGAGAGTCAGGTTTTACTGGAAAAGGAAAGGACTTAGGTCCCACCAAACAAAATGGAAAAATGTCAAAAATTCCGGGTCTTCCTTGGACTCCGAAACCAAAAGAAGCCATTTCTTTAACCAATGGTACGAGTTTCACCACAGCCCTACTTGGTTACCAAGTGATGGAATTCCGAAATTTGTTTTTACAATCCATTGAACTTTTACAGTATCTTTTCCATTACCATTCGGTTTTCCCTGATGCCTTCCATCCGTCTTACCATGAACACAAACAATTTTCTGGTCCAAAACGAATTGCAAGGTTCCTCCATCCCATCGTTTCCAAAAATCCCAAAGAAAAAGTGGAAGGAAAACGTATCCAAGACATTTATTCTGTCCGTTGTATCCCACAAATTTTAGGATCCATTTGGGATGAAATTGATTCTATTGTTGAAATCATAGAACAAGAGTTAAATTCTTTGTCTGATAATCCCGTTCTTATCCCCTCGAATGATTCAGATGGTTCCGCCGATACTTCTTTTCGATTTGCCGAAGGTGGTGGGTTTTATGCATCACAAGTGAGTTTTGCAGCTGACAGATTACAAAATGTGATGGCAGTTTGGTGCACTTGGGTGGACCGATTTTTAAATTATTTGTTTGAACCAAAAGAAAATGATGAATTTCCATTGATGTTGTCTGCAAAACCAGGAACCTTTGCAGGTTTATCAGGGCTTGGTCTTATGTCTGCACACCTAACGGCTGAGGTGCGACGGGATAGTATGCCAGGATCCATGCAGTCCATTCCAAGTAATGGAAATAACCAAGACATTGTTCCAATGGGAGCTATCTCTGTTTTACGAAATCGTAGAACGGTGGTTAGTGTTGAAAAGCTGCTTTCCATTTTTGGATATGCAATTTACCAAACATCCTTATTTGCAAAACGAAAGGAATTAGTACCCGATTGCGAATTATTTCGGGGCCTAAAAACCATGGAAGTGGATCGAAGTCTGGACTATGAAATCCAGACTTTAATGGATCGAGTGCGAAATTCTACTTCTTCTCTTGTAACGACTCCAATCGATTGA
- the cdaA gene encoding diadenylate cyclase CdaA, with translation MDFFRGLYIIPWSKNYISISLDVIIVAFLIYKTYTTLRRTRGIQLLFGVGIIWISGSLAEYLGFELLEWILTNIRPALVFAIIVLLQPELRRLTGDLARIRLLRLFFLKPTFDLDPIIEAVRAMSQEKIGSIIVLVKDISLKDISENAVPMDSIVTSEILQTIFFKNSPLHDGAVIIEQNRIVCAASYLPMSSSVEISTLGARHRSALGLSEETDSIIIVTSEETGDITICYEGEMIHPVKPLELKALVSGLMSGNKKVKDESQRKTKEKDSGVII, from the coding sequence TTGGATTTTTTTCGAGGATTATATATCATTCCATGGAGTAAAAATTATATCTCCATAAGTTTAGATGTAATCATCGTTGCATTTTTAATTTACAAAACTTATACAACTCTACGAAGAACAAGAGGTATCCAACTATTATTTGGTGTGGGAATTATTTGGATTTCAGGGAGTTTAGCTGAATACTTAGGATTCGAATTGCTTGAATGGATCTTAACCAATATTCGTCCTGCTTTGGTGTTTGCCATCATAGTACTTTTGCAACCAGAATTACGACGACTCACCGGTGATTTAGCACGAATAAGACTCCTGAGATTGTTTTTTCTGAAACCAACTTTTGATTTAGATCCCATTATTGAAGCCGTGCGGGCCATGTCTCAAGAAAAAATTGGCTCCATCATTGTCCTTGTAAAAGACATAAGTTTGAAGGACATTTCTGAAAACGCGGTGCCAATGGATTCCATTGTGACATCAGAAATTTTGCAAACTATCTTTTTTAAAAATTCACCTTTACATGATGGTGCCGTCATCATTGAACAAAACCGAATTGTTTGTGCCGCGTCTTATTTGCCGATGAGTAGTTCTGTTGAAATATCCACATTGGGAGCAAGGCATAGATCAGCACTAGGCCTATCGGAAGAAACAGATTCGATCATCATTGTTACTTCGGAAGAAACTGGTGACATCACAATCTGTTATGAAGGTGAAATGATCCATCCAGTGAAACCTTTAGAGTTAAAAGCACTCGTGAGTGGCCTAATGTCTGGTAATAAAAAAGTAAAAGACGAGTCCCAAAGAAAAACCAAAGAAAAAGATTCCGGAGTCATTATATGA
- a CDS encoding DUF368 domain-containing protein, translating to MPLTKKEILFCILNGFLIGIANLIPGVSGGTFALILGLYDRLITAITSLNIETIKVSFSLLIGFWKEEVRSSFALEMKRIDFWFLVFLGIGLLLSVISGAKVIQYLLQNHPEATLALFIGLIIPSLVVPYKLIEKHSIVVWLCLLPGILLTIVPSFFMGENTGSENPVFAFATGVVAISAMILPGISGSYIMLVLGEYQIVIGKLSTILEPSSILFLAAFGIGCLIGLLIFTHIVKWLFVKYKSHTMTFLLGLILGSFFILWPFKDYANGQAVVGRSGEVKRDIQIATAKNILPKDFSEAQIPLAALVFGLVLGMGLNRLESLQEKK from the coding sequence ATGCCTCTTACTAAAAAAGAAATTCTCTTTTGCATTCTGAATGGATTTCTCATCGGAATTGCAAACCTAATCCCTGGTGTTTCAGGCGGAACTTTTGCACTTATATTAGGTCTTTATGACAGGCTCATCACAGCCATCACTTCCCTCAATATAGAAACCATCAAAGTTTCTTTTTCCTTACTCATTGGATTTTGGAAAGAAGAGGTAAGATCTAGTTTTGCTCTCGAAATGAAACGAATTGATTTTTGGTTTTTAGTATTTCTTGGAATTGGACTTTTACTTTCTGTGATCTCTGGAGCCAAAGTCATCCAATACTTATTACAAAACCATCCAGAAGCCACTCTTGCCCTTTTCATTGGCCTCATCATTCCATCCCTGGTTGTTCCTTACAAACTCATTGAAAAACATAGTATCGTTGTTTGGCTCTGTTTACTTCCTGGGATCCTTCTCACCATCGTACCTAGTTTTTTTATGGGAGAAAATACAGGTTCAGAAAACCCAGTTTTTGCTTTTGCCACAGGTGTGGTTGCCATTTCGGCGATGATCCTTCCTGGAATTTCTGGTTCTTACATCATGCTTGTGTTAGGTGAATACCAAATCGTCATAGGCAAACTTTCTACCATCTTAGAACCAAGTTCTATTTTATTTCTTGCGGCCTTCGGAATTGGATGCCTAATTGGGCTATTGATTTTTACTCACATCGTAAAATGGTTATTCGTAAAATACAAATCACATACTATGACTTTTTTACTAGGCCTCATCCTTGGTTCCTTTTTTATCCTTTGGCCGTTTAAGGATTATGCCAATGGACAGGCGGTTGTTGGGCGGTCAGGTGAAGTGAAACGTGACATCCAAATTGCCACGGCAAAAAACATCCTTCCAAAAGATTTTAGCGAAGCACAGATTCCCCTAGCTGCACTTGTGTTTGGTTTGGTTTTAGGAATGGGACTCAATCGATTGGAGTCGTTACAAGAGAAGAAGTAG
- the dapB gene encoding 4-hydroxy-tetrahydrodipicolinate reductase, whose amino-acid sequence MGKAIIQVLALSKKSELSAAVVREGAIYAGFDSGNHAGIKETGILLSSNLQKACEDSDVLIDFSTHTGFESILNSALQNQKPLVIGTTGLTDSDKALIQSASQTIPIVFSPNMSVGVNLLFKLTEIAAKVLHEDFDIEVLDIHHRHKKDAPSGTAMYLKEVLLGASKRNEENVIYGRHGMYPERDQKEIAMHTMRAGEVVGEHTVYFFSPEERIEITHRAQDRKTFASGAVKAAEFLHGKSKGLYNMFDVLGI is encoded by the coding sequence ATGGGGAAAGCCATCATCCAAGTCCTTGCGCTTTCCAAAAAATCAGAATTAAGCGCTGCAGTTGTTAGAGAAGGTGCGATTTATGCAGGTTTTGATTCAGGGAATCATGCCGGTATCAAAGAGACAGGAATATTGTTGTCTTCCAACTTACAGAAAGCATGTGAAGATTCAGATGTTTTAATTGATTTTAGCACTCACACTGGATTTGAATCCATCCTGAACTCTGCATTACAAAACCAAAAACCTTTAGTGATTGGAACGACGGGACTTACTGATTCTGATAAAGCTCTCATCCAATCAGCGTCACAAACCATTCCTATTGTATTTTCACCTAATATGTCAGTAGGTGTGAATTTACTTTTTAAACTCACTGAAATCGCAGCCAAAGTTTTACACGAAGATTTTGATATCGAAGTTTTGGACATCCACCACCGCCACAAAAAAGATGCGCCATCAGGAACTGCGATGTATTTAAAAGAAGTTTTACTTGGGGCAAGCAAACGTAATGAAGAAAATGTGATTTATGGCCGTCATGGAATGTATCCTGAACGTGACCAAAAAGAAATCGCCATGCACACAATGAGAGCAGGTGAGGTTGTTGGGGAACATACGGTTTATTTTTTTAGTCCAGAAGAAAGGATTGAGATAACACACCGGGCACAGGACCGCAAAACGTTTGCTAGTGGAGCTGTGAAAGCTGCTGAATTTCTTCATGGCAAATCAAAAGGTTTGTATAATATGTTTGATGTGTTAGGAATCTAA